From a single Eremothecium sinecaudum strain ATCC 58844 chromosome III, complete sequence genomic region:
- the MSH1 gene encoding mismatch repair ATPase MSH1 (Syntenic homolog of Ashbya gossypii ABR137W; Syntenic homolog of Saccharomyces cerevisiae YHR120W (MSH1)) — MLLFYVNICKASFAQLAFRRSFAIYSRSRSPTKVTLTLNLNDDTPILDNISSKEDSNEPDRLKFTDRGSRTIKNSIPPSLRQIQDMMKKYKGHVVLTQMGSFYELYFEQARTYAPKLNITLTSRKYNHGKVDFAGFPVEHLCRYLKVLVKEHGYSVAIADQFKREGIADNDPCKYHRRVTRIVTPGTFIDEAFENLQDNQFLLSIVFRENCFNKLSQRDLPIGLAWCDISTGELFVQEVQLSDLITAVNRIKPKEILLSKNLAGLNIENGDWYPELVEFRKYFLTYQTYPGEHRTLQSFSHLFSTKKNGRDFEIATKQFSQKEVSALRSLLYYINETIPDGMVNLELPKQQIITSMMQIDTRTCAALELQTRAIDNHKKGSLMSVIRRTVTPSGNRLLARWLAAPSMDLVEILTRQKLVKVFIERYFDTQRLVEYLKDTTDMARLLQKFSFRKVSIMELRDMARTLKDCNAICDILTGFVESNKRTNVTEKKMAELINTLKFDPPIANTVLNAIDESTIERLKDDSELNDLEVIENRNETDILPFKSEVSVLKRDASEMFNALHLEFELAIKRQHELLDTYTQLFVKEGVKSCKLMLQKKDEPVIKVMGGSAVIKRIIENINNGKLQISENFHIIRKSSTFCILSHPAWDQLCRDIRIKVLEIKEEEEKILNGFREGFINCSEEIRNISHSLDYLDVLTSFAKLSREKNLVCPIVDLSEEFEIIGGRNIVVEDALQLKSLKKFTPNDSCIKPGNLWVITGPNMGGKSTFLRQNAIIAILAQIGCFVPCESARIGLVDKIFSRVGSADDLYNDMSTFMVEMIETSFILKGATSRSLAILDEVGRGTAMKEGICISYAALSYLLNNNKCRTLFATHFGSELSQLINSSMPEVNRRKIHFYKSGIKDFKTSYFYDYNMKKGICDKSDALRVAELSGFPVEAINIARNVWESSS, encoded by the coding sequence ATGTTGCTCTTCTATGTGAATATATGTAAAGCCTCATTCGCTCAATTGGCTTTCAGGAGGTCCTTTGCTATTTATTCCAGATCAAGAAGCCCGACAAAGGTTACATTGACCTTAAATTTAAATGATGACACCCCAATATTAGACAACATAAGTTCTAAAGAAGATTCAAATGAACCTGATAGATTAAAATTTACAGATCGAGGATCAAGAACTATTAAAAACTCAATTCCGCCATCGTTGAGACAAATTCAAGATATGATGAAGAAATATAAAGGCCATGTTGTCCTAACACAGATGGGATCTTTCTATGAACTGTATTTTGAACAAGCGAGGACTTATGCTCCAAAACTTAATATAACGCTAACTTCGAGGAAATATAATCACGGTAAGGTTGACTTTGCTGGGTTCCCTGTAGAACATCTTTGTCGTTACCTAAAAGTGTTAGTCAAAGAGCACGGGTATAGTGTAGCAATTGCTGATCAGTTCAAGAGGGAGGGGATTGCAGACAACGATCCATGTAAATATCATCGCCGCGTTACTCGTATTGTAACTCCAGGTACATTCATTGATGAAGCATTTGAAAATCTACAGGATAACCAGTTTCTTTTAAGCATAGTGTTCAGGGAAAACTGCTTTAATAAGCTATCACAGCGTGATCTTCCAATTGGACTTGCTTGGTGCGATATATCTACAGGAGAGCTTTTTGTTCAAGAGGTACAACTTTCAGATCTTATTACTGCAGTTAATAGAATTAAACCAAAGGAAATTTTGTTGAGTAAAAATTTGGCAGGCCTTAACATCGAAAATGGTGATTGGTACCCTGAACTAGTTGAATTTAGGAAGTACTTTCTGACATACCAGACGTACCCTGGTGAGCATAGGACTTTGCAAAGTTTTAGCCATTTGTTTTCAACTAAGAAGAACGGAAGAGATTTTGAAATTGCGACTAAGCAATTCTCTCAGAAAGAAGTCTCTGCATTGAGAAGCCTATTGTACTATATTAATGAAACCATACCGGATGGGATGGTAAACTTAGAATTGCCTAAGCAGCAAATTATAACATCTATGATGCAAATTGATACTCGTACGTGCGCAGCGTTGGAGTTGCAAACAAGAGCTATAGATAATCACAAAAAGGGCTCGCTGATGTCAGTGATAAGGCGAACAGTAACACCATCGGGAAATAGACTTTTAGCGCGTTGGTTAGCTGCTCCTTCAATGGATTTAGTCGAGATTCTAACAAGACAGAAATTAGTTAAGGTTTTTATCGAGCGTTATTTTGACACACAGAGGTTAGTTGAATACCTCAAGGATACTACAGATATGGCACGTCTTCTTCAAAAGTTTTCTTTTCGTAAGGTATCCATTATGGAACTTAGAGACATGGCCCGAACTTTAAAAGACTGCAATGCTATTTGCGATATACTAACAGGCTTCGTTGAATCCAATAAACGAACAAATGTTACTGAAAAAAAGATGGCTGAACTCATTAATACACTAAAATTTGATCCTCCTATAGCCAATACAGTATTGAATGCTATCGATGAAAGCACCATTGAACGGTTGAAGGACGATTCTGAATTGAATGATTTGGAGGTTATTGAGAACAGGAATGAAACTGATATTTTGCCATTCAAGAGTGAAGTCAGTGTTCTTAAAAGAGATGCATCTGAAATGTTTAACGCATTACATCTTGAATTTGAGTTAGCCATCAAGAGACAGCATGAGCTTTTAGACACATATACTCAACTTTTTGTCAAGGAAGGTGTGAAAAGCTGTAAATTGATGCTACAAAAAAAGGATGAGCCGGTTATTAAAGTAATGGGTGGGAGTGCGGTAATTAAGAGGATTATAGAGAATATTAATAACGGCAAACTTCAAATATCAGAAAACTTCCACATAATTAGAAAATCAAGCACCTTTTGTATACTATCACACCCAGCGTGGGATCAGCTGTGCAGAGATATTCGTATCAAAGTCCTAGAGATcaaggaagaagaagagaaaataTTAAATGGGTTTAGAGAAGGTTTCATAAATTGCAGCGAGGAAATTCGTAATATTTCCCATTCTCTAGATTACCTGGATGTTCTAACATCTTTTGCCAAGCTAAGCCGGGAAAAGAATCTAGTATGTCCGATAGTGGACCTAAGTGAAGAGTTTGAAATAATTGGTGGTAGAAACATAGTTGTTGAAGACGCTCTACAACTGAAATCACTTAAAAAATTCACTCCCAATGACAGTTGTATAAAACCGGGCAACTTGTGGGTCATAACTGGTCCCAATATGGGAGGCAAATCTACCTTTTTAAGACAAAATGCTATCATTGCGATTTTGGCTCAAATTGGTTGCTTTGTTCCTTGTGAAAGCGCTCGTATTGGGTTGGTGGACAAAATATTCAGTCGTGTTGGATCAGCTGATGATTTGTATAACGACATGAGCACATTCATGGTAGAAATGATCGAGACTAGTTTTATATTGAAAGGTGCAACATCGAGATCGTTAGCCATTCTTGACGAGGTAGGCCGTGGCACAGCGATGAAAGAAGGTATCTGCATTTCATATGCAGCTCTTTCTTACCTTCTCAACAACAATAAGTGTCGTACACTTTTTGCAACGCACTTTGGCAGCGAATTGTCCCAGTTGATTAACTCTAGTATGCCAGAAGTAAATCGCCGTAAAATTCATTTCTACAAAAGTGGTATTAAGGACTTTAAGACTTCATATTTTTATGATTACAATATGAAGAAAGGTATATGTGACAAATCAGATGCTTTACGGGTAGCTGAATTATCTGGCTTCCCCGTGGAAGCAATTAATATCGCAAGGAATGTATGGGAAAGCAGTAGCTGA
- the NAF1 gene encoding RNA-binding snoRNP assembly protein (Syntenic homolog of Ashbya gossypii ABR138C; Syntenic homolog of Saccharomyces cerevisiae YNL124W (NAF1)): MTEVRESTSLDNPTAGSDANGCVDSFTAALNADNKDMVVALPKDDIDVEGISSDEEKESTEGKCGDDADDSGDDSDSSDSDSSVCSSNTGVEVGDDDDEEDGPLEKGPIRSKNELVEEPVPELPENFTIDENTVIHKVGVIKSAFDRNIIIEGTISGENRVLKEGSVFCLEDRTIIGPVCEVFGKLSNPYFRVTLPLGSEDRFKALKERIGSEVFFVTQEAHWLDTFELKQIKGTDASNGVDEELPEEEQEFSDDEREAAFQRRKKLAKNNKNNGGNDTKRQRVNSTIPSNIPKMKPPLGMEPSERQSSSYKPRTSRQNNSATSQPESTSTINSSKYRPQSTYISPVNNAYASLPKHMPQVPMQMHALSNSNAMYPMSTQGAWMPQMSSMPSMPSMPPMQPMQPMQPMQPMQQMPPMQPPQLTQFTPYYSNPPPYHNPTQQHYQQQQPLMNTTQQAQTGSYQMQNNMQVDQAKLLHQILLQQQNQQGRQSQLYQGQNSYSNNQQPQ; encoded by the coding sequence ATGACTGAAGTGAGAGAATCTACTTCTTTGGATAATCCTACTGCTGGGTCAGATGCTAATGGTTGTGTAGATTCTTTTACTGCAGCTTTAAACGCGGATAATAAGGATATGGTGGTTGCTCTACCTAAAGATGATATTGATGTAGAAGGAATTAGCTCTGATGAAGAAAAAGAAAGCACTGAAGGTAAATGTGGTGATGATGCTGATGATTCAGGTGATGATTCTGATAGTTCAGACTCGGATTCTTCCGTTTGTTCGAGTAATACTGGAGTAGAAGTTGgagatgatgatgatgaagaagacgGACCATTAGAAAAGGGCCCTATACGTTCAAAGAATGAGCTTGTTGAAGAACCTGTTCCTGAACTTCCAGAAAACTTTACTATAGACGAGAATACAGTAATACATAAGGTTGGAGTTATAAAATCTGCATTTGATAGAAATATTATCATCGAAGGCACTATTTCAGGCGAGAATAGAGTCCTAAAGGAAGGCTCGGTCTTCTGTTTAGAGGACCGCACTATAATTGGGCCAGTGTGTGAGGTGTTTGGTAAGTTATCGAATCCTTACTTTAGAGTTACATTACCGTTAGGATCCGAAGATAGATTCAAAGCCTTGAAAGAGCGCATAGGCTCTGAAGTCTTCTTTGTTACTCAGGAAGCCCATTGGTTAGATACATTTGAATTGAAACAAATTAAGGGCACTGATGCTTCTAATGGTGTTGATGAGGAGTTACCGGAGGAGGAACAAGAGTTTTCTGACGATGAACGTGAAGCAGCGTTCCAGAGACGCAAGAAGTTGGCGAAGAACAATAAGAATAACGGTGGGAACGATACAAAGAGACAAAGAGTGAATAGTACAATTCCGTCTAACATTCCGAAAATGAAACCACCATTGGGAATGGAGCCTTCCGAAAGGCAGTCATCATCATATAAACCTCGTACCTCACGTCAAAATAATAGCGCAACATCCCAACCAGAATCTACAAGTACGATAAATTCCTCTAAATATAGGCCACAATCGACCTATATTAGTCCTGTTAATAATGCTTATGCTTCTCTACCCAAGCATATGCCGCAAGTTCCAATGCAAATGCATGCACTTTCAAACTCAAATGCAATGTATCCTATGTCTACACAGGGTGCATGGATGCCACAAATGTCATCAATGCCATCAATGCCATCAATGCCACCAATGCAACCAATGCAACCCATGCAACCAATGCAACCAATGCAGCAAATGCCACCAATGCAACCCCCGCAGTTAACGCAGTTTACTCCATATTATAGTAATCCACCACCTTATCATAATCCTACGCAGCAACATTATCAGCAGCAACAGCCGCTTATGAATACTACCCAGCAAGCACAAACAGGTAGTTACCAGATGCAAAATAACATGCAAGTTGATCAAGCGAAGCTATTACATCAGATTTTATTGCAACAGCAAAACCAGCAAGGAAGACAATCGCAACTCTATCAAGGACAAAACTCTTACTCAAATAATCAACAACCTCAGTAA
- the SPC98 gene encoding Spc98p (Syntenic homolog of Ashbya gossypii AGR338C; Syntenic homolog of Saccharomyces cerevisiae YNL126W (SPC98)), whose translation MDLVASLYPCVLNMIPPGVSEIQVKRFVHDIAEAISSGSKEQTSRILEFYKSEMVRSPKNDSFWSKLEAFIQVLETFSSKEQIEKYLSVLNYLPKDVTPFKKRNSAYLTTDTLQHHNMLVSPSAAPSLYAESFENVEKYSDRRSAITSLYGGGMQKNAGNTTPLAHLSDPYYSNMISEAEVLKYISYTLLATTSSLFPVNNQTITIPCNAPNGESGVFHSIFEAALLYQYLSNRVEKLKSSMLSPLKVNFLSVVSQKLREYCRVVNGLTNTIGNETAKSIYTKIYTQILILRFYYRYLQKFEGFRGDQLISEFDLLRKHGDPLVKELASEVFSRLIDLYMEYLVYWVVSGQLKCAKDEFFVTRETTSNKNSLKFKILKDRIPSFIHPSVAKQIYTVGVSYIYLEEYIKDIEWASEFSKKYNAKFSVIPRYSISNAFFELINEQFLEITAYLNDVLRNRLYYRETITILKDILLMGRGDFINSIIKNTCYFLDEPVEQLQSYQLTKCLQDSVSRSSLRNYLNKSDNNALINKLDARLLESGHGSIGWDVFTLDYLIDPPLGVVLGSNSTGSKTEYLRIFNFLWKMKKNSFFFDEEWLNNIALMRDFRRIRRKSPLVRDIMRKMSMINALKKQVEYFNLKLQTYCFTNIIESRYREFQKKLSMKENNSQENFNIISLKNGSKVIDGILRPRLDFLSKLKRPLAPLSNSDLKQYNIDELAALHDEYLGSILEHKLLDAQNNKPVGKFTNQYFPVTIITLLDQMYDVVLTYGSLNRIVHEILIQLNLDTHDNLNDILSRFNLAKNNLVKQFQTFQNHSYSLIKDLRLDGNEDMAKLSRILR comes from the coding sequence ATGGATCTAGTAGCAAGCTTATATCCATGTGTGCTGAATATGATACCCCCAGGGGTTTCCGAAATACAGGTGAAACGTTTTGTACACGATATTGCGGAAGCTATCTCCTCCGGATCTAAGGAACAAACATCGCGAATATTGGAATTTTACAAATCAGAGATGGTACGCTCACCTAAAAATGATTCATTTTGGTCTAAATTGGAAGCCTTTATCCAGGTACTAGAGACTTTTAGCAGCAAGGAGcaaattgaaaaatatCTTTCGGTATTAAATTATTTGCCTAAGGATGTAACACCTTTTAAGAAACGAAACTCTGCATACCTGACGACTGATACTTTACAGCACCATAATATGTTAGTATCACCATCTGCAGCTCCAAGTCTGTATGCCGAATCTTTTGAGAATGTTGAAAAATACTCAGATCGGCGATCAGCGATAACGTCGTTATATGGTGGTGGTATGCAAAAAAATGCTGGTAATACTACCCCATTGGCTCACCTTTCAGATCCTTATTATAGTAACATGATATCTGAGGCAGAAGTTTTGAAATACATTTCTTATACTTTACTTGCTACAACATCTAGCTTATTTCCTGTGAACAATCAAACCATTACAATACCATGCAATGCGCCAAATGGCGAAAGTGGAGTGTTCCATTCTATATTCGAGGCTGCTCTATTGTATCAATACTTAAGCAATCGGGTTGAGAAGTTGAAATCATCGATGCTGTCGCCCTTAAAAGTAAACTTCTTAAGCGTGGTGTCGCAGAAGTTACGCGAATACTGTAGAGTTGTTAACGGGCTTACCAACACTATTGGGAATGAAACGGCAAAGTCAATATATACAAAGATCTACACCCAAATACTCATATTACGGTTTTACTATAGGTATTTACAGAAATTTGAAGGATTTAGGGGTGACCAATTGATATCAGAATTTGATTTGTTGCGGAAGCATGGCGATCCACTTGTAAAGGAACTTGCTAGTGAAGTTTTTTCAAGGTTAATTGATCTTTACATGGAGTATTTAGTATACTGGGTAGTTAGTGGGCAGTTGAAATGTGCCAAAGATGAGTTTTTTGTTACTCGCGAAACTACTTCGAACAAAAATTCCTTGAAATTCAAGATCTTGAAAGATAGGATTCCCAGCTTTATTCACCCCTCTGTTGCAAAACAAATATACACGGTCGGAGTAAGTTACATATATTTGGAAGAATATATCAAAGATATTGAGTGGGCTAGTGAATTCTCGAAGAAATATAACGCAAAGTTTTCAGTTATTCCCAGGTACTCGATTTCTAACGCATTTTTTGAGTTGATTAATGAGCAATTCCTAGAAATTACAGCGTATCTAAATGATGTTCTTCGAAATCGCCTGTACTACCGCGAAACAATTACTATACTAAAGGATATTTTACTTATGGGAAGAGGAGACTTTATTAATAGCATAATAAAAAATACCTGTTATTTTCTAGATGAACCAGTTGAGCAGCTTCAAAGTTACCAGTTAACCAAATGTCTCCAAGATTCCGTGTCTAGATCGTCGTTAAGAAATTACTTGAACAAAAGTGATAATAATGCCTTGATAAATAAATTGGATGCGCGTTTGCTGGAATCAGGGCATGGTTCAATTGGATGGGATGTATTTACATTAGATTATCTGATCGACCCACCCTTAGGTGTTGTTTTGGGTTCCAACAGCACGGGAAGTAAAACCGAGTATCTTCGtatcttcaacttcttGTGGAAAATGAAGAAAAACAGCTTCTTTTTTGACGAGGAATGGTTGAATAACATAGCATTGATGAGAGATTTCAGGAGAATTCGCAGAAAGTCTCCCTTAGTCAGAGATATAATGAGGAAGATGTCAATGATTAATGCGCTTAAGAAGCAAGTtgaatattttaatttaaAGCTACAGACATACTGTTTTACAAATATCATAGAATCCAGGTACAGAGAATTCCAAAAAAAACTATCGATGAAGGAGAATAATTCACAGGAGAACTTCAACATAATATCCCTAAAGAATGGTTCGAAGGTAATAGATGGCATACTGAGGCCAAGACTGGATTTCTTATCAAAACTAAAGCGCCCATTGGCGCCCTTGTCAAACTCTGATCTGAAGCAGTATAATATTGATGAGTTAGCCGCATTGCATGATGAATACCTAGGCAGTATATTAGAACATAAGCTATTGGATGCCCAGAACAACAAACCTGTGGGTAAGTTTACAAATCAGTACTTTCCAGTGACAATCATCACTCTATTAGATCAGATGTATGATGTCGTACTAACCTATGGGTCCCTTAATAGAATCGTTCACGAGATTCTAATACAGCTTAATTTAGATACCCACGATAACTTAAACGACATATTATCAAGGTTCAACTTAGCAAAAAACAATCTAGTCAAACAATTTCAGACTTTCCAAAATCACTCATACTCCCTAATCAAGGATTTGAGACTAGATGGTAACGAAGATATGGCCAAGCTGAGTAGGATCTTAAGGTAA
- the FAR11 gene encoding Far11p (Syntenic homolog of Ashbya gossypii AGR339C; Syntenic homolog of Saccharomyces cerevisiae YNL127W (FAR11)): MSDLEVPTSPLLKSPTKDLLKKNQQMKTSYQYSSDAINHDSSETAESSLLQDLDIILHKKLQLNSPFEKQGLPGSNGGGSNGPGVSYQLKEDSRQEEEEYEQLGGAGEDDDDEFTNVDEIDGPISPSPGCSGLSDLPNNTPSNNNMNSGSNKYKYSKGDHIQEAVDENLPVDEEYQKQLDQRAQEISSGLEFHTISKPKLEWSLKSFYSLPYEISEWFDLKDYAMLGKTKSAFDDRFDSVKFLEDTDYSAECINTLSNEISTLSLDYSALLSLCYISFGNYDRMDGPEEHITRLRKNCIMLTKKSLPVIIKVFKDNAECCRDKSTNLSQYNSLLFFSSTLLYFITCTCIQEASFEKETVDEAIHVIQDLEVIEFITTYIEHWRWHSRLCMRIRNMIMLLFKLLVLQFGDEEKFKTVENFINAFHGIETFENSPEKLTVSPLDYEAFRVDISSRYPISKSLESKIPKFFDNPNSLSQFLEIPRPKAQSSIKQALPEPQVHIATPAPSPPNSPVSSYTPKARKSFQTNISYPSLYPSDDEDNDDELEYRIGWKEKSDKNGSVPYNVQEAIKILSNNVEISLALKQLWHERKLFMIQERGWNDGTETKDDPYDYFLRKEDGPEIETMRRVENYYRKCLPSFNSLIYVLLQTIESNQNNHDYFLSELADDVSLDILGPQLEISRAKEILLRSSTAIIYTILKWFKLSHILKFEHFSSLLYDSKLTDVFIPLLSKFTYNYTDRIYNKMANSSHSFIKKCSEFNPLYKESYKSCDDNYKTPQNSDINLKMVSAEVYMLEILSEVVGKKTYRLKELPLTIGSLFNKLYQIFNVDIYHPILRLVKELTPFKNKRWKSEHIELISGVYLYEKLSLVDNWVTGKDVSSEMHDAYGHEIALRAMLQFYNFSHYKVPMEQCGYTEKQSKSFFSKESEILTSNY; the protein is encoded by the coding sequence ATGTCAGATTTAGAAGTTCCGACTTCTCCTTTACTGAAGTCACCTACGAAAGACTTACTTAAGAAGAATCAACAGATGAAGACATCGTACCAATATAGTAGCGATGCAATTAACCATGATAGTAGTGAAACTGCGGAATCTTCATTATTACAGGACCTAGATATAATTTTACACAAGAAGTTGCAATTGAACTCACCGTTTGAAAAGCAAGGATTACCAGGTTCAAATGGCGGTGGATCTAATGGGCCTGGAGTTTCTTACCAGTTGAAAGAAGATTCCAGGcaagaagaggaagaatATGAGCAACTTGGTGGGGCTGGagaggatgatgatgacgaGTTTACGAATGTGGATGAGATTGACGGGCCAATATCTCCATCTCCGGGATGCTCAGGACTCTCTGATCTTCCTAACAATACACCATCGAATAATAATATGAATTCTGGTTCtaataaatataaatacTCCAAGGGAGACCATATACAGGAAGCAGTTGATGAGAATTTGCCTGTTGACGAAGAATATCAAAAGCAGTTGGACCAGCGCGCGCAGGAGATTTCGTCCGGGCTTGAGTTCCACACAATATCAAAGCCGAAACTTGAATGGTCATTAAAGTCGTTCTACTCGTTACCGTATGAAATTTCAGAATGGTTTGATTTGAAGGATTATGCTATGCTGGGTAAAACGAAAAGCGCTTTTGACGACAGGTTCGATTCAGTCAAGTTTTTAGAAGACACTGATTACAGCGCGGAGTGTATTAACACGCTTTCCAATGAAATTTCGACATTGAGCTTAGATTATTCTGCATTATTATCACTATGTTATATTTCCTTTGGCAACTATGATAGAATGGATGGACCGGAAGAACACATTACTAGACTACGAAAGAACTGTATTATGCTTACGAAGAAGTCTTTACCTGTCATTATTAAAGTTTTTAAAGATAATGCTGAGTGCTGTCGGGATAAGAGCACCAATTTATCTCAATACAACTCACTTTTGTTTTTCTCATCCACTCTCCTGTACTTCATCACCTGTACATGCATACAAGAAGCGAGCTTCGAAAAGGAAACCGTTGATGAAGCTATTCACGTTATACAAGATTTGGAGGTCATAGAGTTTATAACAACCTATATCGAACACTGGAGATGGCATAGTAGGCTTTGTATGCGGATCAGGAATATGATTATGCTTCTCTTCAAGTTGCTTGTTTTGCAATTCGGGGATGAAGAGAAATTTAAGACAGTTGAGAACTTTATAAATGCGTTTCATGGGATCGAAACCTTTGAGAATTCGCCCGAAAAATTGACCGTGTCTCCACTTGATTATGAGGCATTTCGTGTAGATATAAGCTCGAGATATCCTAtttcaaagtctttggAGTCGAAGATTCCAAAATTCTTTGATAACCCAAATTCATTGTCTCAATTTCTAGAAATTCCAAGACCGAAAGCCCAAAGTTCGATTAAGCAGGCACTGCCAGAACCGCAGGTCCACATTGCGACACCTGCACCATCACCTCCGAACTCCCCGGTGTCTTCATATACACCAAAGGCACGAAAGTCATTCCAAACAAACATAAGTTACCCTTCATTGTACCCATCTGATGATGAGGATAACGATGACGAGCTAGAGTACCGAATTGGATGGAAGGAGAAGTCAGATAAGAATGGTTCAGTCCCATACAATGTTCAGGAAGCAATAAAAATCTTATCTAATAACGTTGAAATTAGCCTTGCCTTGAAACAACTATGGCATGAAAGAAAATTATTCATGATTCAAGAACGTGGTTGGAATGATGGGACTGAAACAAAGGACGATCCATATGACTATTTTCTTCGAAAAGAAGATGGTCCAGAAATTGAAACTATGCGCAGGGTAGAAAATTACTATAGAAAGTGTCTGCCAAGTTTTAACTCCCTGATATATGTTCTGCTACAAACAATTGAATCAAACCAGAATAATCACGACTACTTCTTATCAGAACTAGCCGATGATGTGTCTCTTGACATATTAGGTCCCCAATTGGAAATCAGCAGGGCAAAGGAAATTCTTCTCCGATCCTCTACTGCTATAATATACACAATTCTAAAATGGTTTAAGCTGTCGCACATTCTCAAATTTGAACACTTCTCGTCGCTTCTCTATGACTCTAAGCTTACGGACGTGTTCATTCCACTTTTAAGCAAATTTACCTATAATTACACGGACAGAATTTACAATAAAATGGCTAATTCCTCACATTCTTTTATAAAGAAGTGCAGCGAATTCAACCCACTATACAAGGAATCATACAAATCCTGCGATGACAACTATAAAACTCCTCAAAATTCCGACATAAACTTGAAAATGGTATCTGCTGAAGTCTACATGCTCGAAATATTATCTGAAGTTGTCGGCAAGAAGACCTATCGTTTAAAGGAATTGCCCCTGACCATTGGTTCCCTTTTCAACAAACTGTACCAAATATTCAATGTCGATATCTACCATCCAATTCTTAGACTCGTAAAGGAGCTGACACCTTTCAAGAATAAGCGTTGGAAATCTGAACATATAGAATTGATCTCAGGCGTCTACCTGTACGAAAAACTATCACTTGTAGATAATTGGGTCACCGGAAAAGATGTTTCAAGCGAGATGCATGATGCTTATGGACATGAGATTGCATTGAGAGCTATGTTACAGTTTTACAATTTTTCTCATTACAAGGTTCCGATGGAACAATGCGGTTACACAGAGAAGCAAAGCAAATCATTTTTCAGTAAGGAGTCAGAAATCTTGACATCTAATTACTGA
- the LSM12 gene encoding Lsm12p (Syntenic homolog of Ashbya gossypii AGR340W; Syntenic homolog of Saccharomyces cerevisiae YHR121W (LSM12)), producing the protein MSFSLEQVVGFKIKVTNVLDNVTHGKIYAYDSVNNTLTLVSNKRNQNPTFDIIKTSFIKQIEVCGDRPASLGFKRDAIKPTHVNIKRVTDTLKDKIAEARKKEELIGKGTTPEGQLVFDSVHKTVSDTRWQGKSIIVLDELEITPPYTLADIKSINNKEAHSKGLVSMIVDNTWKKIEAQKKGG; encoded by the coding sequence ATGAGTTTCAGCTTAGAACAGGTTGTTGGTTTCAAGATTAAAGTAACAAATGTGTTGGATAACGTGACGCATGGTAAAATATACGCCTATGACTCTGTAAATAACACATTAACCCTGGTTAGCAATAAGCGAAACCAAAATCCGACTTTTGATATCATTAAGACCTCATTCATTAAGCAAATAGAAGTTTGTGGAGATCGTCCTGCTAGCCTTGGTTTTAAGAGAGATGCTATTAAACCAACTCATGTAAACATTAAAAGGGTTACAGATACTTTAAAAGATAAGATAGCAGAAGCTAGGAAGAAGGAAGAATTAATAGGTAAGGGAACAACTCCTGAAGGTCAGCTGGTTTTCGATAGTGTACATAAGACTGTATCGGACACCAGATGGCAGGGTAAATCGATTATTGTGTTAGATGAGCTTGAAATAACGCCTCCTTATACGTTGGCAGACATTAAAAGTATAAATAATAAGGAAGCTCATTCAAAAGGACTGGTTTCGATGATTGTGGACAATACGTGGAAGAAGATAGAGGCTCAGAAGAAAGGTGGCTGA